The genome window ACCAACTACCAATTCATTTTTATCCCTACTTTCGATCTTTTTTATGTCATAGCCTCCTATGATAGCTCTGCTAAATATTGATGCATCTAAAATCACAACTGCTCTTAGTAAAGATTATTAAATAACAATTTTATAGTTTTAGGCGTGGAGATTAAAGTACCAATTTCTATTTCCGGTATATGGTACCCAGTAATAGATAAAGAGAATTTGATAGAATCCGGATCCATAGGGTTAACCTTAACACTAGAACCGTACATAACTGCTGAAATTAGAGGTGGCAGTGGAATAGAATTTAATGGGATAGAGATAAAACTTCCCAATTATGAAATATTAAAGAAAAAATTAGGAGAATATAGGCTATCTGTATATTCTGAAGTACCATTAGGTTATGGCTATGGTTTAAGTGGAGCTATAAGCTTAGCGTATGCCCTAGGAGTTAAGGAACTAACTCCAATAAGTGAGAAAGATGCAGTTAACGTAGCTCATTTAAGTGATGTTATAGCTGGTAATGGATTAGGGGATGTAATAGCACAGTATTATGGTGGAGGTTTAGTTTATAGGAGAAAGACAGGAGGTTTAGGTTATGGTGAAGTTGAGGTGATAAATATTGATTGGTCAAGCTATCCAATTTTCTCTCAGCCTATTAGTCAACTTCCAACTAAGAGTATTATAAAAAGATCAGAAATAGCCCTTAAGCTTATAGACGAATTTCTTAAAAGTCCGTCTCCGTTAAAATTTATCGAGGTTGCTCAAAAATTTACAAGTAGTTTGGGCTTTAACTCAGAATATCCTTTTTCATATAGAAAGAAGGGGATAATTGTTAAAATCTTTGATCCAGAGTATGGAGTATGGATAAAGCACAAGATAGCAAGCCGTGGAGCATACGTGACATAATAC of Sulfolobus sp. E5-1-F contains these proteins:
- a CDS encoding pantoate kinase → MEIKVPISISGIWYPVIDKENLIESGSIGLTLTLEPYITAEIRGGSGIEFNGIEIKLPNYEILKKKLGEYRLSVYSEVPLGYGYGLSGAISLAYALGVKELTPISEKDAVNVAHLSDVIAGNGLGDVIAQYYGGGLVYRRKTGGLGYGEVEVINIDWSSYPIFSQPISQLPTKSIIKRSEIALKLIDEFLKSPSPLKFIEVAQKFTSSLGFNSEYPFSYRKKGIIVKIFDPEYGVWIKHKIASRGAYVT